The proteins below come from a single Mycobacterium parmense genomic window:
- the recX gene encoding recombination regulator RecX, with protein sequence MTSCPPPSTSEPSREEQARALCLRLLTGRSHTRAELSGKLAKRGYPADVSDRVLDRLAAVGLVDDADFAQQWVRSRRARAGKSRRALAAELHTRGVDNDVITAALAGIDAGAERDRAEELVRAKLRRETLGSDGGDDARLSRRLVGLLARRGYSQHLACDVVLAELAAERERRRV encoded by the coding sequence ATGACGTCCTGCCCGCCCCCGTCGACTTCTGAGCCTTCCCGCGAGGAGCAGGCGCGGGCGCTGTGCCTGCGCCTGCTCACCGGGAGGTCGCACACCCGGGCGGAGCTTTCGGGCAAGCTGGCCAAGCGCGGCTACCCCGCGGACGTCAGCGACCGGGTGCTCGACCGGCTGGCCGCCGTCGGCCTGGTGGACGACGCCGACTTCGCTCAGCAATGGGTGCGGTCGCGGCGGGCCAGGGCCGGCAAGAGCAGGCGTGCGCTGGCCGCGGAGTTGCACACCAGGGGCGTCGACAACGACGTGATCACCGCCGCACTGGCGGGAATCGACGCCGGGGCCGAGCGGGACCGGGCCGAGGAGCTGGTCCGGGCCAAGCTGCGCCGGGAGACCCTCGGCTCCGACGGCGGCGACGACGCGCGGCTGAGCCGCCGCCTGGTCGGACTGCTGGCGCGACGGGGGTACAGCCAGCATCTGGCGTGCGACGTGGTTCTCGCCGAGCTGGCCGCCGAGCGGGAACGCCGTCGCGTGTAG
- the miaA gene encoding tRNA (adenosine(37)-N6)-dimethylallyltransferase MiaA: protein MRPLAVIGPTGTGKSQLALEVAERLSAQTGAEIVNADAMQQYRGMDIGTAKLPVGARRGIPHHQLDVLGVTETATVARYQDAAGADVDAIAARGAVPIIVGGSMLYIQSLLDGWSFPATDPAVRARWEQRLAEVGVGGLHAELARRDPAAAAAILPTDGRRTVRALEVVELTGRPFSASAPRIGAPRWGAAIVGLDCDTAVLDERLARRTDAMFEQGLVDEVRALLDEGLRDGVTASRALGYAQVITALDAGGGDEALREAREQTFVGTRRYVRRQRSWFRRDHRVRWLDAEQGDRLVDDAVRVWRHVP from the coding sequence ATGAGGCCGCTGGCGGTCATCGGCCCGACCGGTACGGGCAAGTCGCAGCTGGCGCTCGAGGTGGCCGAGCGGCTGAGCGCGCAGACCGGCGCCGAGATCGTCAACGCCGACGCCATGCAGCAGTACCGCGGGATGGACATCGGCACCGCGAAGCTGCCCGTCGGTGCGCGCCGCGGCATCCCCCACCACCAGCTCGACGTCCTGGGCGTCACCGAAACGGCGACCGTCGCCCGCTACCAGGACGCCGCCGGCGCCGACGTGGACGCGATCGCGGCGCGCGGTGCGGTGCCCATCATCGTGGGCGGCTCCATGCTCTACATCCAGTCGCTGCTCGATGGGTGGTCGTTTCCCGCGACCGACCCCGCTGTCCGTGCCCGCTGGGAGCAGCGGCTGGCCGAGGTCGGAGTCGGCGGCCTGCACGCCGAACTGGCCCGTCGTGACCCCGCCGCGGCCGCCGCGATCCTGCCCACCGACGGCCGCCGCACCGTGCGGGCGCTCGAAGTGGTCGAGCTGACCGGCCGGCCCTTCTCCGCGTCCGCCCCGAGAATCGGCGCCCCGCGGTGGGGTGCCGCGATCGTCGGGCTGGACTGCGACACCGCGGTGCTCGACGAACGGCTGGCCCGGCGCACGGACGCGATGTTCGAGCAGGGCCTGGTCGACGAGGTGCGGGCCCTGCTCGACGAGGGACTGCGCGACGGGGTCACCGCCTCGCGCGCCTTGGGCTACGCCCAGGTGATCACGGCCCTCGACGCCGGCGGTGGCGACGAGGCGCTGCGCGAGGCCCGGGAGCAGACGTTCGTCGGGACCCGGCGCTACGTGCGCCGGCAGCGGTCATGGTTTCGCCGGGACCACCGGGTGCGGTGGCTGGACGCGGAGCAGGGGGACCGCCTCGTCGACGACGCCGTGCGGGTGTGGCGGCACGTACCCTGA
- a CDS encoding DUF349 domain-containing protein, producing the protein MTGDQPGGEDSAGRVPAPAPGPVPGPRPGPRPGPRPTPRPVAHPVAVASSSDPRRFGRVDDDGTVWLISSAGERIVGSWQAGDREAAFAHFGRRFDDLCTEVTLMEERLASGSGDPRKTRAQACALAETLPTATVLGDVDAVAARLARLVEQADAAVAAERSRRDEHRATQTARKEALAAEAEDLAANSTQWKVAGDRMRAILDEWKTISGLDRKVDDALWKRYSAARDAFNRRRGSHFAELDRERTGIRQAKEQLCERAEELSGSTDWTATSAEFRKLLTEWKAVGRASKEVDDALWRRFKAAQDAFFSARNAVSAEKDAEFRANATAKEALLAEAERLDTGNHEAARAALRAIVDKWDAIGKVPRERSAELERRLRAVEKKVRDAGEVGWSDPQAQARAEQFRTRAEQYEQQAAKAAAAGRTREAEEARANADQWRQWAQAAAEALRR; encoded by the coding sequence ATGACAGGTGACCAGCCCGGCGGCGAAGATTCGGCCGGGCGGGTGCCGGCCCCGGCACCCGGTCCCGTCCCGGGGCCGCGGCCGGGACCCCGTCCCGGACCCCGGCCGACACCGCGACCCGTCGCCCACCCCGTGGCCGTGGCTTCGTCCAGCGACCCGCGCCGGTTCGGCCGCGTGGACGACGACGGGACGGTCTGGCTGATCAGCTCGGCCGGCGAGCGCATCGTCGGCTCCTGGCAGGCCGGCGACCGCGAAGCCGCGTTCGCCCACTTCGGCCGCCGTTTCGACGACCTGTGCACCGAGGTGACGCTCATGGAGGAGCGGCTGGCGTCGGGTTCCGGTGACCCCCGTAAGACCAGGGCCCAGGCCTGCGCGCTGGCCGAGACGTTGCCGACGGCCACCGTGCTCGGCGACGTCGACGCGGTCGCCGCCCGGCTGGCCCGCCTGGTCGAGCAGGCCGACGCCGCCGTCGCGGCCGAACGCTCCCGGCGCGACGAGCACCGAGCCACCCAGACCGCCCGCAAGGAGGCGTTGGCGGCCGAGGCCGAGGACCTGGCCGCCAACTCCACGCAGTGGAAGGTCGCGGGCGACCGGATGCGCGCGATCCTCGACGAGTGGAAGACGATCAGCGGGCTGGACCGCAAGGTCGACGACGCGCTGTGGAAGCGCTACTCCGCGGCCCGCGACGCCTTCAACCGGCGGCGGGGTTCGCACTTCGCCGAACTGGACCGCGAACGCACCGGGATCCGCCAGGCGAAGGAACAGCTGTGCGAACGGGCCGAGGAGCTGTCCGGTTCGACGGACTGGACCGCGACCAGCGCCGAGTTCCGCAAACTGCTCACCGAGTGGAAGGCGGTGGGGCGGGCGAGCAAAGAGGTCGACGACGCGCTGTGGCGCCGCTTCAAGGCCGCGCAGGACGCGTTCTTCTCCGCCCGCAACGCGGTGTCGGCGGAGAAGGACGCCGAGTTCCGCGCCAACGCCACCGCCAAAGAGGCGCTGCTGGCCGAGGCCGAGAGGCTCGACACCGGCAACCACGAGGCCGCCCGGGCCGCTTTGCGCGCCATCGTCGACAAGTGGGATGCGATCGGTAAGGTGCCCCGGGAGCGCAGCGCCGAGCTGGAGCGCCGGTTGCGTGCGGTCGAGAAGAAGGTGCGCGACGCCGGCGAGGTCGGCTGGTCGGATCCCCAGGCGCAGGCCCGCGCCGAGCAGTTCCGCACCCGCGCCGAGCAGTACGAGCAGCAGGCGGCGAAGGCGGCCGCGGCGGGCCGCACCCGCGAGGCCGAAGAGGCCAGGGCCAACGCCGACCAGTGGCGGCAGTGGGCGCAGGCCGCGGCGGAGGCGTTGCGGCGCTAG
- a CDS encoding DMT family transporter, with protein sequence MAKVDVAALLALIAALISGVGDVIRQRSAQEITDQQVGHVELLRMSLRDLRWWLGGGAAVASFALQAVALGLGSVVLVQALQVTALLFALPVYAWLTKQGLTRSEWLWAVLLAAAVAVFVAVGEPAAGYQRASLDSWAIVALVMGPAMVFCVVGARLWSGAVAAVLLALVSASSWALFAVLTKAIVEVLPDGPAALLRTPELYGWVLVAAIGTVFQQSAFRASALTASLPTMTVAEPLVASVLGVTVLGETLDADGPELVALVIAVGVVVVATMALARGEATSMNANVAGGGADPAGPLLPSGTQPSMRVS encoded by the coding sequence ATAGCGAAGGTGGATGTCGCGGCGCTGCTTGCGCTGATCGCCGCGTTGATTTCGGGTGTCGGGGACGTGATCCGGCAACGGTCCGCGCAGGAGATCACCGACCAACAGGTGGGCCACGTCGAGCTGCTGCGCATGTCGCTGCGCGACCTGAGGTGGTGGCTGGGCGGCGGCGCGGCGGTCGCGAGCTTCGCGCTGCAGGCGGTGGCGCTGGGCCTGGGATCGGTGGTCCTGGTGCAGGCGCTGCAGGTGACGGCTCTCCTGTTTGCCCTGCCGGTCTACGCGTGGCTGACCAAGCAGGGGCTGACGCGCAGCGAGTGGCTATGGGCGGTGCTGCTGGCCGCCGCCGTGGCGGTGTTCGTCGCGGTGGGTGAGCCGGCCGCCGGGTACCAGCGGGCCTCGCTGGACTCCTGGGCGATCGTGGCCCTGGTCATGGGACCGGCGATGGTGTTCTGCGTGGTCGGCGCGCGGTTGTGGTCGGGTGCCGTGGCCGCGGTGCTCCTGGCGCTGGTCTCGGCGTCGTCGTGGGCTTTGTTCGCGGTGCTCACCAAGGCCATCGTCGAGGTGCTGCCCGACGGCCCGGCGGCCCTGCTGCGCACGCCGGAACTGTACGGCTGGGTGCTGGTGGCGGCGATCGGGACCGTTTTCCAGCAGTCGGCGTTCCGGGCCAGCGCGCTCACCGCGTCGTTGCCGACGATGACGGTGGCCGAGCCCCTGGTGGCGTCGGTGCTGGGGGTCACCGTGCTGGGGGAGACCCTCGACGCCGACGGCCCCGAACTGGTTGCTCTGGTGATCGCGGTCGGCGTGGTCGTGGTCGCGACGATGGCCCTGGCCCGCGGCGAGGCCACGTCCATGAACGCCAATGTCGCCGGCGGCGGCGCCGACCCGGCCGGTCCCCTGCTGCCGAGCGGCACACAGCCGTCCATGCGGGTCTCCTAG
- a CDS encoding DMT family transporter has translation MPKAEIAALLALASALCVAVGDVLQQRATHRMTRPTAGQVDLYRSLLGNRRWRYGALLLIVSIGLQVAALAQGSVLLVQALLVLSLLFALPISARLAHRAVTGREWFWGLLLTAAVTVIVTVGNPRAGQSDPSLRTWAVVLAIAAPLLAACVVGARVFGGTLGAVLLAFVSGSLWGVFAALTKPAVHRIADGGWAALGAPELYAWVLVALGGFAWEQSAFRAGALTASMPTLEVSQPVVAALLGVAVLGETLNTGHVGMIALAISALVMTAATVELARGDAVATSKRVGATRRGTVRQTA, from the coding sequence ATGCCGAAGGCGGAGATCGCCGCCCTGCTCGCGCTGGCCTCGGCGCTGTGCGTCGCTGTCGGCGACGTGCTGCAGCAACGCGCGACCCACCGCATGACCCGGCCGACGGCTGGTCAGGTCGACCTGTACCGGTCGTTGCTGGGCAACCGGCGGTGGCGGTACGGCGCGCTGCTGCTGATCGTGAGCATCGGCCTGCAGGTGGCCGCGCTGGCCCAGGGTTCGGTGCTGCTGGTGCAGGCGCTGCTGGTCCTGTCGCTGCTGTTCGCGTTGCCGATCAGCGCCCGGCTGGCCCACCGGGCCGTGACGGGCCGGGAGTGGTTTTGGGGGTTGCTGCTCACCGCGGCGGTCACCGTGATCGTCACCGTCGGCAACCCGCGGGCCGGTCAATCCGACCCGTCGCTGCGCACCTGGGCCGTCGTCTTGGCGATAGCCGCGCCGCTGCTGGCCGCCTGCGTCGTCGGCGCCCGGGTCTTCGGCGGGACACTTGGGGCGGTGCTGCTCGCTTTCGTGTCCGGCTCGCTGTGGGGGGTGTTCGCGGCGCTCACCAAGCCCGCCGTCCACCGGATCGCCGACGGCGGCTGGGCGGCGCTGGGCGCACCCGAACTGTATGCCTGGGTCCTGGTCGCGCTCGGCGGCTTCGCCTGGGAGCAGTCGGCCTTTCGGGCCGGCGCGCTGACCGCTTCGATGCCGACGCTCGAGGTGTCCCAGCCGGTCGTGGCGGCTTTGCTGGGAGTGGCGGTCCTTGGCGAGACGCTGAACACCGGCCACGTCGGCATGATCGCCCTGGCAATCTCTGCGCTGGTGATGACGGCCGCCACCGTCGAGCTGGCGCGCGGCGACGCGGTCGCGACGAGCAAGCGGGTGGGCGCGACGCGTCGCGGCACGGTTCGGCAGACGGCTTAG
- the miaB gene encoding tRNA (N6-isopentenyl adenosine(37)-C2)-methylthiotransferase MiaB has translation MTSLAAARTYQVRTYGCQMNVHDSERLAGLLEAAGYLRAAEGADADVVVFNTCAVRENADNKLYGNLSHLAPRKRGNPDMQIAVGGCLAQKDRDALLHKAPWVDVVFGTHNIGSLPTLLDRARHNRVAQVEIAEALQEFPSSLPTARESAYAAWVSISVGCNNSCTFCIVPSLRGKEVDRAPADILAEVRSLVDDGVLEITLLGQNVNAYGVSFADPSLGRDRGAFAALLRSCGEIDGLERVRFTSPHPAEFTDDVIEAMAETPNVCPALHMPLQSGSDRILRAMRRSYRAERYLGIIDRVRAAMPHAAITTDLIVGFPGETEEDFAATLDVVRQARFAAAFTFQYSKRPGTPAAELDGQLPKPVVQERYERLVELQDRISLDGNRALVGQTVELLVASGEGRKDARTERMTGRARDGRLVHFSADDGVRPGDIVTVAVSQAAPHHLIADGGVLTHRRTRAGDAHAAGRRPRSIGLGLPAVGPPAGPADSFGCAS, from the coding sequence GTGACTTCATTGGCTGCAGCGCGGACCTACCAGGTCCGCACCTACGGCTGCCAGATGAACGTGCACGATTCCGAGCGGTTGGCGGGGCTGCTGGAGGCGGCCGGCTATCTGCGGGCGGCCGAGGGTGCCGACGCCGACGTGGTGGTGTTCAACACCTGCGCCGTCCGCGAGAACGCCGACAACAAGCTCTACGGCAACCTCAGCCATCTTGCTCCCCGCAAGCGCGGCAACCCCGACATGCAGATCGCGGTCGGCGGATGCCTGGCTCAGAAGGACCGCGACGCGCTGCTGCACAAGGCGCCGTGGGTCGACGTCGTCTTCGGCACCCACAACATCGGGTCGCTGCCCACGCTGCTCGACCGCGCCCGCCACAACCGGGTCGCGCAGGTGGAGATCGCCGAGGCGCTGCAGGAATTCCCGTCATCGCTGCCCACCGCGCGCGAATCCGCCTACGCCGCCTGGGTTTCCATCTCGGTCGGGTGCAACAACAGCTGTACCTTCTGCATCGTCCCCTCCCTGCGGGGCAAGGAGGTCGACCGCGCCCCGGCCGACATCCTGGCCGAGGTGCGCTCGCTGGTGGACGACGGCGTGCTCGAGATCACGCTGCTGGGCCAGAACGTCAACGCCTACGGGGTGTCCTTCGCCGACCCGTCGTTGGGCCGCGACCGCGGTGCGTTCGCCGCGCTGCTGCGCTCGTGCGGGGAAATCGACGGCCTGGAGCGGGTGCGGTTCACCTCGCCGCACCCGGCCGAGTTCACCGACGACGTCATCGAGGCGATGGCCGAGACGCCGAACGTGTGCCCCGCGCTGCACATGCCGCTGCAGTCGGGCTCCGACCGGATCCTGCGCGCGATGCGGCGCTCCTACCGAGCCGAGCGCTACCTCGGCATCATCGACCGCGTCCGGGCCGCCATGCCGCACGCCGCCATCACCACCGACCTGATCGTCGGATTCCCCGGCGAGACCGAGGAGGACTTCGCGGCCACACTGGACGTGGTGCGGCAGGCCCGGTTCGCGGCGGCCTTCACCTTCCAGTACTCCAAGCGTCCCGGCACCCCGGCCGCCGAACTCGACGGCCAGCTGCCCAAACCGGTGGTGCAGGAGCGTTACGAGCGGCTTGTCGAACTGCAGGACCGGATCTCGCTGGACGGCAACCGCGCGCTGGTCGGGCAGACCGTCGAATTGCTGGTCGCCAGCGGCGAGGGACGCAAGGACGCCCGCACCGAACGCATGACCGGGCGGGCGCGCGACGGCCGGCTGGTGCACTTCAGCGCCGACGACGGCGTACGCCCCGGCGACATCGTCACGGTGGCCGTCAGCCAGGCCGCCCCCCACCACCTGATCGCCGACGGCGGCGTGCTGACCCACCGCCGCACAAGGGCGGGCGACGCGCACGCCGCCGGGCGGCGCCCCCGCAGCATCGGCCTTGGCCTACCCGCTGTCGGGCCGCCCGCCGGCCCGGCCGACTCCTTTGGATGTGCCTCATGA
- a CDS encoding DMT family transporter — MSKVDVAALLALCAALASAVGDVIRQRSAQEITEKEVGHLELFRMSLRDARWWLGGLAAVVNYSLQAAALAWGSVVLVTALQVTALLFALPIYARLADHKVSRWEWLWAVVLAGALAVVISVGDPAEGQQRASWQTWLIVAVVLVPLLVSCVLAAHKWSGKPFAAALLAVVAGSSLALFAVLTKGIVELSEHSLMGVLTAPEFFPWLAVALAGMIFQQSAFRAGALTASMPTMTVAKPVVAGLLGVLVLGESLHATGPRAFVLVAAVSVVIVATVALARGEAATMVAQTGRDGAGVPRRAQGPHFPAREQLDPAAIVVADHP, encoded by the coding sequence ATGTCCAAAGTTGATGTCGCGGCGTTGCTCGCGTTGTGTGCGGCTTTGGCGTCAGCGGTCGGGGACGTGATCCGGCAGCGCTCCGCCCAGGAAATCACGGAGAAGGAGGTCGGCCACCTGGAACTGTTCCGCATGTCGTTGCGGGACGCCCGCTGGTGGCTCGGCGGCCTGGCCGCCGTCGTCAACTACAGCCTGCAGGCCGCCGCGCTGGCCTGGGGTTCGGTGGTGCTGGTGACGGCGCTGCAGGTGACGGCCCTGCTGTTCGCCCTGCCGATCTATGCGCGTCTGGCCGACCACAAGGTCAGCCGGTGGGAGTGGCTGTGGGCGGTCGTGCTGGCCGGCGCCCTCGCGGTGGTGATCAGCGTGGGCGACCCGGCCGAGGGACAGCAGCGAGCGTCGTGGCAGACGTGGCTGATCGTCGCGGTGGTGCTGGTGCCGCTGCTGGTGTCGTGCGTCCTGGCGGCGCACAAGTGGTCGGGCAAGCCGTTCGCGGCCGCGCTGCTGGCCGTGGTCGCGGGTTCGTCGCTGGCCCTGTTCGCTGTGCTCACCAAGGGGATCGTCGAGCTCAGCGAGCACAGCCTGATGGGTGTGTTGACCGCGCCCGAGTTCTTCCCCTGGCTGGCGGTGGCGCTGGCCGGAATGATCTTCCAGCAGTCGGCTTTCCGCGCCGGTGCGCTGACGGCGTCGATGCCGACGATGACCGTGGCGAAGCCCGTGGTGGCGGGCCTGCTGGGCGTGCTGGTGCTCGGCGAGTCGCTGCACGCGACCGGCCCACGGGCGTTCGTGCTGGTCGCGGCGGTGTCGGTGGTGATCGTGGCCACGGTCGCCCTGGCCCGCGGCGAGGCGGCGACGATGGTCGCCCAGACCGGGCGCGACGGTGCGGGGGTGCCGCGCCGCGCGCAGGGGCCGCACTTTCCCGCGCGCGAACAGCTCGACCCCGCCGCCATCGTCGTGGCGGACCATCCCTGA
- a CDS encoding Rv2732c family membrane protein has protein sequence MCLMKKQTNQTDMDALRSEIEAAERRVARGIEPGPRLFVISIVVFVLLGSFILPHTGAVRGWDVLFSSHGAGKAAVALPHRAFAWLALVFGVGFSMLALLTRRWALAWTALAGSALASAVGLLAVWSRQTVAAGHPGPGAGLIVAWIAVVVLAYQWARVVWSRTIVQLAAEEQRRRLVREHQSKSLLDSIDDPEASGGDAQDRDAPPNP, from the coding sequence ATGTGCCTCATGAAAAAGCAGACGAATCAGACGGACATGGACGCGCTGCGCAGCGAGATCGAGGCCGCCGAGCGCCGGGTTGCACGTGGAATCGAGCCCGGCCCACGGCTTTTCGTGATCTCGATCGTGGTTTTTGTGCTGCTCGGATCGTTCATCCTGCCGCACACCGGCGCGGTGCGGGGCTGGGACGTCCTGTTCAGCAGCCACGGCGCCGGCAAGGCCGCGGTGGCCCTGCCGCACCGGGCCTTCGCCTGGCTGGCGCTGGTGTTCGGCGTCGGCTTCTCGATGCTGGCGTTGCTGACGCGGCGCTGGGCGCTGGCCTGGACCGCCCTGGCGGGTTCCGCGCTCGCCAGCGCCGTCGGGCTGTTGGCCGTCTGGTCGCGCCAGACCGTCGCCGCCGGGCACCCGGGGCCGGGCGCCGGGCTGATCGTGGCGTGGATAGCGGTGGTCGTCCTCGCATACCAGTGGGCGCGCGTGGTGTGGTCGCGCACCATCGTGCAACTCGCCGCCGAGGAGCAGCGTCGCCGGCTGGTCCGCGAGCACCAGTCCAAGTCCCTGCTGGACAGCATCGACGACCCGGAGGCGTCCGGCGGCGACGCCCAAGACCGCGACGCGCCCCCGAACCCCTAG
- a CDS encoding class III extradiol ring-cleavage dioxygenase family protein gives MLSAIAIVPSAPVLVPELAGVAAAELADLTAAVLAAAALLPARWVVVGTGPADDVLGPEAAGTFAGFGADVRVGLSPDASTPCDLPLCALVGAWLRGQAQPEATAQVRVYHQDHDAADALATGRGLRAELDRTPEPVGVLVVADGANTLTPAAPGGFDPANAGAQRALDDALANGDAGALARLPRPILGRVAFGVLAGLAQPGPRSAKELYTGAPYGVGYFAGAWQP, from the coding sequence GTGCTCAGCGCCATCGCGATCGTCCCGTCGGCCCCCGTGCTCGTCCCCGAGCTCGCCGGGGTGGCTGCCGCTGAGCTGGCCGACCTGACGGCGGCGGTCCTCGCCGCGGCCGCCCTGTTGCCGGCCCGCTGGGTCGTCGTCGGGACCGGCCCGGCGGACGACGTCCTGGGTCCCGAAGCTGCCGGCACCTTCGCGGGTTTCGGCGCCGACGTGCGGGTCGGACTTTCCCCGGACGCCTCGACCCCGTGCGACCTGCCGCTGTGCGCGTTGGTCGGCGCCTGGCTGCGGGGCCAGGCTCAGCCCGAGGCGACCGCGCAGGTCCGCGTCTATCACCAGGACCACGACGCCGCCGACGCGCTCGCGACCGGTAGGGGGCTGCGCGCCGAGCTCGACCGGACGCCGGAGCCGGTGGGCGTGCTGGTGGTCGCCGACGGCGCGAATACCCTGACGCCGGCCGCCCCCGGCGGGTTCGACCCCGCCAACGCCGGCGCGCAGCGGGCCCTCGACGACGCGCTGGCCAACGGCGACGCCGGCGCCCTCGCCCGGTTGCCGCGGCCGATCCTGGGCCGGGTGGCTTTCGGCGTGCTGGCCGGCCTGGCCCAGCCGGGTCCGCGGTCGGCCAAGGAGCTCTACACGGGCGCGCCGTACGGCGTGGGCTACTTCGCCGGCGCCTGGCAGCCATGA